Proteins encoded together in one Streptomyces sp. NBC_01216 window:
- a CDS encoding FtsW/RodA/SpoVE family cell cycle protein, with product MTATRADAPPPGLRTPKRRGVELSLLVCAVLISVFGYADVGLARNGAVPPDAARYGAGLGLLALLAHLAVRFRAPYADPLLLPIAVLLNGLGLVLIYRLDLETPGDPAAPTQLDWSTLGVGLFITVVVLLRDHRVLQRYAYLSVAAALALMVVPIFFPAVNGARIWIRAGGLSFQPGEFAKILLAVFFAAYLAANRHALAYTGRRIWRLRLPAGRVLGPIVAIWAVSVGVLVLERDLGTSLLFFGLFVIMLYVATGRTGWIAVGLLLAAVGAFAVGTLEPHVHGRVEDWLDPYASIEAGDGPGQLAQSLFSFAAGGTLGTGLGLGNSILIGFAAKSDFILATAGEELGLVGLTALFLLYALLVARGYRAGLALRDPFGRLLATGLASILALQVFVIAGGVMGLIPLTGMAMPFLAQGGSSVVTNWVIVALLVRVSDSARTPDPETVDAGVAGPIPQGAR from the coding sequence ATGACCGCAACACGAGCGGACGCTCCCCCGCCCGGGCTACGCACCCCGAAGCGCCGCGGCGTGGAACTCTCCCTCCTCGTCTGCGCCGTCCTCATCTCCGTCTTCGGCTACGCCGACGTGGGCCTCGCCAGGAACGGAGCCGTCCCCCCGGACGCCGCCCGCTACGGCGCCGGGCTCGGGCTCCTCGCGCTGCTCGCCCACCTCGCCGTACGCTTCCGCGCCCCGTACGCCGACCCGCTGCTCCTGCCGATCGCCGTGCTGCTCAACGGCCTGGGCCTGGTGCTGATCTACCGGCTCGACCTGGAGACCCCAGGCGACCCGGCCGCACCCACCCAGTTGGACTGGTCGACGCTCGGGGTCGGCCTGTTCATCACCGTGGTCGTCCTGCTGCGCGACCACCGGGTGCTCCAGCGGTACGCCTACCTCTCGGTGGCCGCCGCCCTGGCCCTGATGGTCGTGCCGATCTTCTTCCCGGCCGTGAACGGCGCCCGGATCTGGATCCGTGCCGGCGGACTGTCCTTCCAGCCCGGGGAGTTCGCCAAGATCCTGCTGGCCGTCTTCTTCGCCGCCTATCTCGCCGCCAACCGCCACGCGCTGGCGTACACCGGCCGCAGGATCTGGCGGCTGCGACTCCCCGCCGGCCGGGTACTCGGCCCGATCGTCGCGATCTGGGCGGTCAGCGTGGGCGTCCTGGTCCTGGAACGCGACCTGGGCACCTCACTGCTCTTCTTCGGACTCTTCGTGATCATGCTGTACGTGGCGACCGGCCGCACCGGCTGGATCGCGGTCGGCCTGCTGCTGGCGGCCGTGGGCGCGTTCGCGGTCGGCACCCTCGAACCGCATGTGCACGGCCGGGTCGAGGACTGGCTCGACCCCTACGCCTCCATCGAAGCGGGCGACGGCCCCGGTCAGCTCGCCCAGTCGCTGTTCTCCTTCGCCGCGGGCGGGACGCTCGGCACCGGGCTCGGCCTCGGGAACTCCATCCTCATCGGCTTCGCCGCCAAGTCAGACTTCATCCTCGCGACGGCGGGCGAGGAACTCGGGCTCGTCGGCCTGACCGCCCTGTTCCTGCTGTACGCGCTGCTCGTAGCCCGCGGCTACCGCGCCGGACTCGCCCTGCGCGACCCCTTCGGCCGACTGCTCGCGACAGGGCTCGCCTCGATCCTGGCGTTGCAGGTCTTCGTCATCGCGGGCGGGGTGATGGGTCTGATCCCGCTGACCGGTATGGCGATGCCGTTCCTGGCGCAGGGCGGCTCGTCCGTCGTGACCAACTGGGTGATCGTGGCGCTGCTCGTCCGGGTCAGCGACTCGGCCCGCACCCCGGACCCCGAGACGGTGGACGCCGGGGTCGCCGGCCCGATCCCGCAGGGGGCCCGGTGA
- a CDS encoding ATP-dependent DNA ligase, protein MSGVVLRPPAGVMRPRAADEIPARGSVPGGLQYSVKLDGFRALAFVLEEGRVFLQSRSERDLSREFPGIAACLRDLLPAGTVLDGELCAYREGRLSFGDLLRSPGDRARLGVPVSYIAFDLLALPGRDVRPLPLRERWDLLGSALADAAPPLQRVLATEDEDTARDWFRDLRPVGVEGLVAKALDSAYRPGATWSWRKIRHADTLDGALLGVFGPADRPRALLVRLPDGRAVATSPRLTPPQSRQVAELVHSRLGEPAADPDHPDLGVVRPLTDPLVVELRQTAGRHETARFVRFRAEG, encoded by the coding sequence GTGAGCGGCGTCGTCCTGCGGCCCCCGGCCGGCGTGATGCGCCCCCGGGCGGCCGACGAGATCCCCGCGCGCGGCAGCGTGCCGGGCGGGCTGCAGTACTCCGTCAAGCTGGACGGCTTCCGGGCCCTCGCCTTCGTCCTGGAGGAAGGGCGGGTCTTCCTCCAGTCCCGCTCGGAGCGGGACCTGTCCCGCGAGTTCCCCGGGATCGCCGCGTGCCTGAGGGATCTGCTGCCGGCGGGCACCGTCCTGGACGGCGAGCTGTGCGCGTACCGCGAGGGACGGCTCAGCTTCGGCGACCTGCTGCGCTCGCCCGGGGACCGGGCGCGGCTGGGCGTCCCGGTCTCGTACATCGCCTTCGACCTGCTCGCCCTGCCCGGCCGGGACGTCCGCCCGCTGCCGCTGAGGGAGCGCTGGGACCTCCTCGGGAGCGCCCTGGCGGACGCCGCGCCGCCGCTCCAGCGGGTGCTGGCGACCGAGGACGAGGACACCGCCCGGGACTGGTTCCGCGACCTGCGGCCGGTGGGTGTCGAGGGCCTCGTGGCCAAGGCCCTGGACTCGGCGTACCGGCCCGGCGCGACCTGGTCGTGGCGCAAGATCCGGCACGCCGACACCCTGGACGGCGCCCTGCTCGGCGTCTTCGGCCCGGCCGACCGGCCCCGGGCACTCCTCGTCCGCCTCCCCGACGGCCGCGCCGTGGCGACCTCGCCCCGGCTGACCCCACCGCAGTCGCGCCAGGTCGCCGAACTCGTCCACAGCCGGCTCGGCGAGCCCGCGGCCGATCCGGACCACCCCGACCTGGGGGTGGTGCGCCCGCTGACCGACCCACTGGTCGTGGAACTGCGCCAGACGGCCGGCCGCCACGAGACGGCGCGCTTCGTGCGGTTCCGCGCGGAGGGATGA
- a CDS encoding PBS lyase, whose translation MLTGIEEVDWASLGHAYGPADDVPELLRGLASADPAERELALDGMYGSVHHQGDVYDSTLACIPFLLELVADPEVQDRGAIVELLTSIGGIDLGGDDELDALDPDDEEFIGAANYAMASAAVAAGSDVFLGLAGDPDREVRLAAPCALASLHPEPGRVLTLLRERLTVERDTEVRLALVEGVGRIARRHESLRAETVDWLGWLTRAAHAPGLRLAALAQLARCAPAEVPDDVVERVTGLLEEVRTAPPEPTAHDGGARTCPPSLAGQVSEFLEEHAADRSTPWADELLRTLHTALDDRVEDRIALVLAQLRSPNPGRRADAIWLCGGLIRMWRGPYEEVVRLVGAQLVDPDPRLRDAAASFLERLFELTAPAADTLAKWLAVGPPRPTGGAHGERPDRRGALLALTRSGDARAVPLLARALAGPEVPRELLYALDALGPAAVPLTPALRRRLAAVALDERLYDNAAPLLFALTAVRGVHALPEVLRVLRGAPSNRRDWVQEAALKAVAAFGPAAREAAPDLLPDLRSLLAGGSATVATKAALALWSVEGDVAAVLPALEEWLRPGVSDPDRCAAAGALGAIGPAAAGGAPALRHGLTARDLWVRVGSAAALWRVTGDAEAALPVLLAAWEENRHARVAIAECLAEMGPAAAEAEWVIRSELARNRRHNARENGSGSHDIHEDEKLLTFCRAALARMERGR comes from the coding sequence ATGCTGACGGGGATCGAGGAGGTCGACTGGGCGTCGCTGGGACATGCGTACGGTCCCGCGGACGACGTGCCGGAGCTGTTGCGGGGGCTGGCCTCGGCCGATCCCGCGGAACGGGAACTCGCCCTCGACGGGATGTACGGCTCGGTGCACCACCAGGGCGACGTGTACGACTCGACGCTCGCCTGCATCCCCTTCCTCCTCGAACTCGTCGCCGACCCGGAGGTCCAGGACCGCGGCGCGATCGTGGAACTCCTCACCAGCATCGGCGGGATCGACCTCGGCGGCGACGACGAACTGGACGCGCTCGACCCGGACGACGAGGAGTTCATCGGCGCGGCGAACTACGCGATGGCCTCGGCGGCGGTGGCGGCCGGGTCGGACGTCTTCCTCGGCCTGGCCGGCGACCCGGACCGGGAGGTGCGGCTGGCGGCGCCGTGCGCGCTCGCCTCCCTGCACCCCGAGCCCGGCCGCGTCCTGACCCTGCTGCGGGAGCGGCTCACGGTCGAACGCGACACGGAGGTGCGGCTCGCGCTGGTGGAAGGTGTCGGACGGATCGCGCGGCGGCACGAGTCGCTGCGCGCCGAGACCGTCGACTGGCTCGGCTGGCTCACGCGCGCGGCCCACGCGCCCGGACTGCGGCTCGCCGCGCTGGCCCAGCTCGCCCGGTGCGCGCCGGCGGAAGTCCCGGACGATGTCGTGGAGCGGGTGACCGGACTGCTGGAGGAGGTGCGGACCGCGCCGCCCGAGCCGACCGCCCACGACGGCGGGGCCCGGACCTGCCCGCCGTCCCTCGCGGGGCAGGTCAGCGAGTTCCTGGAGGAACACGCGGCCGACCGGTCGACGCCCTGGGCCGACGAACTGCTGCGCACCCTGCACACCGCGCTCGACGACCGCGTCGAGGACCGGATCGCCCTGGTGCTCGCCCAGTTGCGCAGCCCGAACCCCGGCCGGCGCGCGGACGCGATCTGGCTGTGCGGCGGTCTGATACGGATGTGGCGCGGCCCGTACGAGGAGGTGGTGCGGCTCGTCGGCGCGCAGCTCGTCGATCCCGATCCGCGGCTGCGTGACGCCGCGGCTTCCTTTCTGGAGCGGCTGTTCGAGCTGACCGCCCCGGCCGCCGACACCCTGGCGAAGTGGCTCGCCGTCGGCCCGCCGCGGCCGACGGGCGGAGCGCACGGCGAGCGTCCCGACCGGCGGGGGGCACTGCTCGCCCTCACCCGTTCCGGTGACGCGCGGGCCGTTCCGCTGCTCGCCCGCGCGCTGGCGGGACCCGAGGTGCCGCGCGAACTGCTGTACGCGCTCGACGCGCTGGGCCCGGCCGCCGTGCCGCTGACCCCGGCGCTACGCCGGCGGCTGGCCGCGGTCGCGCTCGACGAGCGCCTCTACGACAACGCCGCGCCACTGCTCTTCGCGCTGACCGCGGTCCGGGGCGTCCACGCCCTGCCCGAGGTGCTGCGCGTGCTGCGCGGGGCGCCGTCGAACCGGCGGGACTGGGTGCAGGAGGCGGCGCTGAAGGCGGTCGCGGCCTTCGGCCCGGCGGCCCGGGAGGCGGCGCCCGACCTGCTGCCCGACCTGCGGTCGCTGCTGGCGGGCGGCTCGGCGACGGTCGCCACGAAGGCGGCGCTCGCGCTGTGGTCGGTGGAGGGTGACGTCGCGGCGGTGTTGCCGGCACTGGAGGAGTGGCTACGGCCGGGAGTCTCCGATCCGGACCGCTGCGCGGCGGCCGGGGCGCTGGGCGCGATCGGCCCGGCGGCGGCCGGCGGCGCGCCCGCGCTGCGCCACGGCCTCACGGCGCGGGACCTGTGGGTACGGGTGGGAAGCGCGGCGGCCCTGTGGCGGGTGACCGGCGACGCGGAGGCTGCCCTTCCGGTGCTGCTCGCGGCCTGGGAGGAGAACCGGCACGCGCGGGTGGCCATCGCGGAGTGCCTGGCGGAGATGGGGCCCGCGGCGGCGGAGGCGGAGTGGGTGATCCGCTCGGAACTGGCGCGGAACCGCCGCCACAACGCCCGGGAGAACGGCTCCGGAAGTCATGACATCCACGAGGACGAGAAGCTCCTCACGTTCTGCCGGGCGGCCCTCGCCCGGATGGAACGGGGGCGCTGA
- the ligD gene encoding non-homologous end-joining DNA ligase: protein MTPITEVEGRRLALSNLHKVLHPATGTTKGELLHYYATVSAAMLPHLRDRPVSFLRYPDGPGCQLFFTKNPPPGTPGWVRTTPVPRSKDPRARQVMIQDLPSLMWAANLVVEFHTPQWRAGAPAVADRLVLDLDPGPPATVVECCRVALRLRERLAADGLEAFAKTSGAKGLHLLVPLEPTPSGEVSAYARELAVRAEAELPSLVLHRMNRALRAGKVFVDFSQNAAAKTTATPYTLRARERPTVSAPVTWEEVAACQSPERLVLLMDDIAPRLERHGDLLAPLFDPGRAGALP from the coding sequence ATGACGCCGATCACGGAGGTGGAGGGGCGGCGCCTCGCGCTCAGCAATCTGCACAAGGTGCTCCACCCGGCCACCGGCACGACCAAGGGCGAGCTGCTGCACTACTACGCCACGGTCTCCGCCGCGATGCTGCCGCATCTGCGCGACCGGCCGGTGTCCTTCCTGCGCTATCCGGACGGGCCCGGCTGCCAGCTCTTCTTCACCAAGAACCCGCCGCCCGGCACGCCCGGCTGGGTGAGGACCACCCCCGTGCCGCGCTCCAAGGACCCCCGTGCCCGGCAGGTGATGATCCAGGACCTGCCCTCGCTGATGTGGGCGGCGAACCTGGTCGTGGAGTTCCACACGCCGCAGTGGCGGGCCGGTGCGCCCGCGGTCGCCGACCGGCTGGTCCTCGATCTCGACCCCGGGCCGCCGGCGACCGTGGTGGAGTGCTGCCGGGTGGCCCTGCGCCTGCGGGAGCGCCTCGCGGCCGACGGCCTGGAGGCGTTCGCGAAGACCTCCGGCGCCAAGGGCCTGCATCTGCTCGTACCCCTGGAGCCCACCCCCTCCGGAGAGGTCTCCGCGTACGCGAGGGAGCTGGCCGTGCGGGCCGAGGCGGAGCTTCCCTCGCTCGTCCTGCACCGGATGAACCGGGCCCTGCGGGCCGGCAAGGTGTTCGTCGACTTCAGCCAGAACGCCGCCGCCAAGACCACCGCGACGCCCTACACGCTGCGTGCCCGGGAGCGCCCCACCGTCTCCGCGCCGGTGACCTGGGAGGAGGTAGCGGCGTGCCAGAGCCCCGAGCGGCTGGTGCTGCTGATGGACGACATCGCGCCACGTCTGGAGCGGCACGGAGACCTCCTCGCCCCGCTCTTCGACCCCGGGCGGGCCGGGGCCCTGCCGTGA
- a CDS encoding penicillin-binding transpeptidase domain-containing protein, translating to MIPYIRRAAGLCLVLLAALLVNAVRVMVVEADALDGNPANRRPAIARWAQPRGTIKVDGRPVTGSRDSGQQLRYERTYTQGPLYAPVTGYASQTYGTTLLEHAEDAILSGTDPMLAPLPFWNDISRVRNPGGTVLTTIRASMQEAAYRGLAGKRGAVAAIEPSTGKILTLVSSPSYDPGVLSGTGEQVKDAWARLNSAPQQPMLNRALRQTYPPGSTFKIVTAAAALDAGVVTDVDAPTDTPDPFVLPGTRQVLPNEAKGCEDASLAYALQWSCNTVMAGLGVKVGLSGMLDTAGGFGFNDTALRVPSWVAKSNFDREMSDDQLALSSIGQFDTTATPLQMAMVAAAVANNGEIAAPRLVDRTTTSGGRTVGTTGRDSYRQAMRPSTANQLRRLMVKAVEEGTGTNAAIPDATVGGKTGTAQHGFGNTGTPYAWFIAWAQADDSAQPAVALAVVIEDAEASRTDISGGGSAAPIARAVMAEALRLEAADRG from the coding sequence GTGATCCCGTACATCCGCCGGGCCGCCGGCCTCTGCCTCGTCCTCCTGGCCGCGCTGCTGGTCAACGCCGTACGGGTGATGGTCGTCGAGGCCGACGCGCTGGACGGGAACCCGGCCAACCGGCGCCCCGCGATCGCCCGCTGGGCCCAGCCGCGCGGCACCATCAAGGTCGACGGCCGGCCGGTGACCGGCTCCCGTGACAGCGGCCAGCAGCTCCGCTACGAACGGACCTACACCCAGGGCCCGTTGTACGCGCCGGTGACCGGCTACGCCTCCCAGACGTACGGCACCACCCTGCTCGAACACGCCGAGGACGCGATCCTCTCCGGCACCGACCCGATGCTGGCGCCGCTGCCCTTCTGGAACGACATCAGCCGGGTCCGGAACCCGGGCGGCACCGTGCTGACGACGATCCGCGCCTCGATGCAGGAGGCGGCCTACCGGGGCCTGGCGGGAAAGCGGGGCGCGGTCGCCGCGATCGAGCCGTCGACCGGGAAGATCCTGACGCTGGTCAGCTCGCCGTCGTACGACCCGGGGGTGCTGTCCGGCACCGGAGAGCAGGTCAAGGATGCCTGGGCCAGGCTGAACTCCGCTCCGCAGCAGCCGATGCTGAACCGTGCCCTCCGCCAGACCTACCCGCCTGGCTCCACCTTCAAGATCGTGACGGCGGCGGCAGCCCTGGACGCGGGAGTGGTGACGGACGTCGACGCGCCGACGGACACTCCGGACCCGTTCGTCCTGCCGGGCACCCGCCAGGTACTCCCCAACGAGGCGAAGGGCTGCGAGGACGCGTCGCTCGCCTACGCGCTCCAGTGGTCGTGCAACACGGTGATGGCCGGCCTCGGGGTGAAGGTGGGACTCTCCGGCATGCTGGACACGGCGGGCGGCTTCGGCTTCAACGACACGGCGCTGCGGGTGCCCTCGTGGGTCGCGAAGTCGAACTTCGACCGGGAGATGAGCGACGACCAGCTGGCGCTGTCCTCGATCGGCCAGTTCGACACGACGGCGACCCCGCTCCAGATGGCGATGGTGGCGGCGGCGGTCGCGAACAACGGCGAGATCGCCGCCCCGCGCCTGGTGGACCGCACCACCACCTCGGGCGGCCGGACGGTCGGCACGACCGGTCGCGACAGCTACCGCCAGGCGATGCGCCCCTCGACCGCCAACCAGCTCCGGCGCCTGATGGTCAAGGCCGTCGAGGAGGGCACCGGCACGAACGCGGCGATCCCGGACGCCACCGTCGGCGGCAAGACGGGCACCGCCCAGCACGGCTTCGGCAACACCGGCACCCCGTACGCCTGGTTCATCGCCTGGGCCCAGGCGGACGACTCCGCCCAGCCGGCCGTGGCCCTCGCGGTCGTCATCGAGGACGCGGAGGCCAGCCGTACCGACATCAGCGGCGGAGGCAGCGCCGCCCCGATCGCCCGCGCGGTGATGGCGGAGGCACTGAGGCTGGAGGCGGCGGACAGGGGGTAG
- the ku gene encoding non-homologous end joining protein Ku: protein MRSIWNGAISFGLVSIPIKLVNATESRSVSFRQIHTEDGGRIRYRKVCELDGEEVSQAGIGKAYEDADGTMIPITEEDLASLPLPTARTIEIVSFVPAGEIDPLQMDAAYYLSANGAAAAKPYTLLREALKRSDRVAVAKYALRGRERLGMLRVVDDVIAMHGLLWPDEIRAPEGVAPETPVSVREAELDLADALMATLGEVDLDSLHDDYREAVERMVAAKAEGGEGVAPPEPEAEDGGRVIDLMAALENSVRAAKEARGEEPAEASVTALTSRKEAGRPTRPAPKETDAKKSTSRTTAKKTAAPARKSTAKTAAKKTSAKKTAASGTAATKSASSAKGAAGGNAKGAAGKRPEKKATPRRRSA from the coding sequence GTGCGATCCATATGGAACGGCGCCATTTCCTTCGGCTTGGTCAGCATCCCGATCAAGCTGGTCAACGCCACCGAGAGCCGCTCCGTGTCCTTCCGCCAGATCCACACCGAGGACGGCGGGCGCATCCGCTACCGCAAGGTCTGCGAGCTGGACGGGGAGGAGGTCTCCCAGGCCGGGATCGGCAAGGCGTACGAGGATGCCGACGGGACCATGATCCCGATCACCGAGGAGGACCTGGCGTCCCTGCCGCTACCGACGGCGCGGACGATCGAGATCGTGTCCTTCGTGCCCGCCGGTGAGATCGATCCGCTCCAGATGGACGCGGCGTACTATCTCTCGGCCAACGGCGCCGCGGCGGCCAAGCCGTACACGCTGCTGCGCGAGGCGCTCAAGCGCAGCGACCGGGTGGCGGTGGCGAAGTACGCCCTGCGGGGGCGCGAACGGCTCGGGATGCTACGGGTCGTGGACGACGTCATCGCCATGCACGGGCTGCTGTGGCCCGACGAGATCCGCGCGCCCGAGGGTGTCGCCCCGGAAACGCCCGTCTCGGTCCGGGAAGCCGAACTCGACCTGGCTGACGCCTTGATGGCGACACTGGGCGAGGTCGACCTCGACTCCCTGCACGACGACTACCGCGAGGCGGTCGAACGGATGGTCGCGGCCAAGGCGGAAGGCGGCGAGGGGGTCGCGCCCCCGGAGCCCGAGGCGGAGGACGGCGGCCGGGTCATCGACCTGATGGCGGCACTGGAGAACAGCGTCCGGGCGGCGAAGGAGGCCAGAGGCGAGGAGCCGGCGGAGGCGTCGGTCACGGCGCTGACCTCGCGCAAGGAGGCGGGACGGCCGACCCGGCCGGCCCCGAAGGAGACGGACGCCAAGAAGTCCACGTCGAGGACCACGGCGAAGAAGACGGCCGCGCCGGCGCGGAAGTCCACCGCGAAGACGGCCGCGAAGAAGACCTCCGCGAAGAAGACCGCGGCGAGCGGGACCGCTGCCACGAAGAGCGCCTCGTCGGCGAAGGGCGCGGCCGGGGGGAACGCCAAGGGTGCCGCCGGGAAGCGGCCGGAGAAGAAGGCGACCCCGCGCAGGCGCAGCGCCTGA